One window of the Manihot esculenta cultivar AM560-2 chromosome 14, M.esculenta_v8, whole genome shotgun sequence genome contains the following:
- the LOC110599634 gene encoding putative phospholipid-transporting ATPase 9 translates to MAGGRKKKLRLSKIYSFGCGRSSFQDDHSQIGGPGFSRLVFCNEPDSFESSFESGIRNYINNYVSTTKYTPATFLPKSLFEQFRRVANFYFLVSGILSFTPLSPYGAISAIIPLIVVIGATMVKEGIEDWKRQQQDIEVNNRKVKVHQGDGVFKQTVWKNLRVGDIVKVEKDEFFPADLLLISSSYDDAICYVETMNLDGETNLKIKQAVEATTFLHEDSNYKDFKATIKCEDPNANLYSFIGTLDFEENQYPLSPQQLLLRDSKLRNTDYIYGAVIFTGHDTKVMQNSTAPPSKRSKIEKKMDSIVYLLFGIVFFMALTGSIVFGIITGDDLENGRMKRWYLRPDDSEVYFDPDKAAIAAVLHFLTAILLYSYFIPISLYVSVEVVKVLQSIFINQDIHMYYEETDKPAHARTSNLNEELGQVDTILSDKTGTLTCNSMEFIKCTVAGTPYGRGVTEVEMAMDKRKGGPVVEEKINGWDHNKDSTNAKPHIKGFNFEDDRIMNGNWIHEPHASVIQSFFRLLAVCHTAIAEEDEDTGKISYEAESPDEAAFVIAAREVGFEFCRRTQTSISVRELDMVSGRRVERTYTLLNVLEFNSARKRMSVIVRTEEGKLLLLCKGADSVMFERLALNGKEFEEKTRDHVNEYADAGLRTLILACRDLDEEEYKDFSKKFTEAKNSVSADRETLIDDLAEKMERNLILLGATAVEDKLQNGVPECIDKLAQAGIKIWVLTGDKMETAINIGFACSLLRQGMKQIIINLETPEIQALEKAGDKAAITKASNESVLRQVIEGKAQIAGSSGGSDAFALIIDGKSLTYALDDDMKVRFLELAIGCSSVICCRSSPKQKALVTRLVKEGTGKTTLAVGDGANDVGMLQEADIGVGISGVEGMQAVMSSDVAIAQFRYLERLLLVHGHWCYRRISAMICYFLYKNITFGFSLFLYEAFTSFSAQPAYNDWFMSLFSVFFTSLPVVAMGILDQDVPAASALKFPQLYQEGVQNILFSWRRILSWMFSGFYSAVIVFFFSTKAMEHQAFNDDGKTVGRDILGATMYSCIVWAVNLQMALSISYFTIIQHVLIWGSVALWYIFLLIYGSITPTASTDAYQIFVEALAPAPSYWLLVLFVVISTAVPYFSASAIQMQFFPMYHQMIQWMNYEGQSNDPEYCDMVRQRSLRPTSVGFTARRAARTSRA, encoded by the exons ATGGCTGGTGGCAGAAAGAAGAAATTGCGTCTTAGCAAGATCTACTCATTTGGATGCGGGAGGTCATCCTTCCAGGATGACCATTCACAGATAGGGGGACCAGGGTTTTCAAGGCTTGTTTTCTGCAATGAACCTGACAGCTTTGAATCTAGCTTTGAATCTGGAATTCGAAATTACATCAACAATTATGTTAGTACTACCAAATATACTCCTGCTACTttcttgcccaaatcattgttCGAGCAGTTTAGGAGAGTGGCCAACTTTTATTTCCTGGTTAGTGGCATCTTGTCTTTCACTCCTCTTTCGCCTTATGGGGCTATCAGTGCCATTATCCCTCTCATCGTTGTTATTGGAGCCACCATGGTCAAAGAAGGAATTGAAGATTGGAAGCGACAACAGCAG GATATTGAAGTGAATAACAGAAAAGTTAAAGTGCATCAAGGTGATGGTGTTTTCAAGCAGACTGTATGGAAGAATCTAAGGGTGGGAGATATAGTGAAGGTGGAGAAGGATGAATTCTTTCCAGCAGACCTTCTTTTGATTTCCTCTAGTTATGATGATGCAATCTGCTATGTTGAGACTATGAACCTTGATGGAGAgacaaatttgaaaataaaacagGCAGTGGAGGCAACTACTTTCTTACACGAGGATTCCAACTATAAGGATTTCAAGGCTACTATAAAATGCGAAGATCCAAATGCAAATTTATACTCCTTTATAGGAACTTTGGATTTTGAAGAAAACCAATATCCCCTCAGTCCTCAACAGCTTCTCCTTAGAGACTCAAAACTCAGAAATACAGACTACATATATGGGGCAGTTATCTTCACTGGACATGACACAAAGGTTATGCAAAACTCCACAGCCCCTCCTTCAAAGAGAAGCAAAATTGAAAAGAAGATGGATTCAATTGTCTACCTCTTGTTTGGTATCGTATTTTTTATGGCATTAACTGGATCTATTGTCTTTGGCATTATAACTGGAGATGATTTAGAAAATGGCAGGATGAAAAGGTGGTATCTTAGACCAGATGATTCCGAAGTTTACTTTGATCCTGATAAAGCGGCGATTGCAGCAGTTCTTCATTTTCTGACTGCCATATTGCTATATAGCTACTTCATTCCCATCTCCTTGTACGTATCAGTAGAAGTTGTTAAAGTTCTACAAAGCATTTTCATCAATCAAGATATTCATATGTATTATGAGGAGACAGACAAACCAGCACACGCCCGTACTTCAAATTTGAATGAGGAACTTGGGCAAGTGGACACAATACTTTCTGACAAGACTGGTACTTTGACCTGCAACTCCATGGAGTTCATCAAGTGCACTGTGGCTGGGACTCCTTATGGCCGTGGTGTCACAGAAGTTGAGATGGCTATGGATAAAAGAAAAGGTGGTCCAGTGgttgaagaaaaaataaatggatGGGACCATAACAAGGATTCTACAAATGCAAAACCACACATTAAAGGATTCAATTTTGAAGATGATAGGATTATGAATGGAAACTGGATTCATGAGCCTCATGCTTCTGTTATTCAAAGTTTTTTCCGCTTGTTGGCAGTCTGTCATACTGCTATAGCTGAAGAGGATGAAGATACTGGGAAGATATCATATGAAGCTGAATCACCAGATGAAGCAGCATTTGTGATTGCAGCAAGAGAAGTTGGTTTTGAATTCTGCAGAAGGACTCAAACAAGCATCTCAGTGCGTGAGTTGGATATGGTGTCTGGGAGGAGAGTTGAAAG GACATATACACTTTTGAACGTTTTAGAGTTTAACAGTGCAAGGAAGCGGATGTCTGTGATAGTAAGAACTGAAGAGGGAAagctattattactttgcaaagGTGCTGACAG tgtgatgtttgaaaggcttgcCCTGAATGGTAAagagtttgaagagaagacaAGGGATCATGTGAATGAGTATGCAGATGCAGGCTTGAGGACCCTGATACTAGCCTGTCGTGACCTTGATGAAGAAGAATACAAAGATTTCAGTAAGAAGTTCACTGAGGCTAAGAATTCAGTAAGTGCAGATCGGGAAACATTGATTGATGACTTGGCAGAGAAGATGGAGAGGAATCTAATTCTTCTTGGTGCAACTGCTGTTGAGGACAAACTCCAAAATGGG GTTCCTGAATGCATAGACAAGCTTGCCCAAGCTGGGATTAAGATCTGGGTTTTGACTGGAGACAAAATGGAGACTGCCATCAACATTGG TTTTGCTTGTAGTTTGCTCAGACAAGGAATGAAGCAAATTATAATCAATTTGGAGACTCCAGAGATTCAAGCATTGGAAAAAGCAGGAGACAAGGCGGCCATTACAAAG gCATCAAACGAAAGTGTTCTTCGCCAAGTAATTGAAGGAAAAGCACAGATTGCTGGATCAAGTGGGGGCTCTGATGCATTTGCGTTGATCATTGATGGGAAGTCACTTACTTATGCTTTAGACGATGATATGAAGGTGAGGTTTCTGGAGCTTGCCATTGGTTGCTCGTCTGTGATTTGCTGCCGTTCATCACCAAAACAGAAGGCACTG GTCACTAGACTGGTGAAAGAAGGAACAGGAAAAACAACATTAGCAGTGGGTGATGGTGCCAATGATGTGGGTATGCTTCAAGAAGCAGACATTGGAGTTGGAATCAGTGGTGTTGAAGGAATGCAG GCTGTTATGTCAAGTGATGTTGCAATTGCTCAATTTCGGTATTTGGAGCGGCTGCTACTTGTACATGGACACTGGTGTTATCGGAGGATCTCAGCAATG ATATGCTACTTCTTGTACAAAAACATTACATTTGGCTTCTCTCTTTTCTTGTATGAAGCATTTACATCATTCTCTGCGCAACCTGCATACAATGATTGGTTTATGTCCCTGTTCAGTGTCTTCTTCACTTCACTTCCTGTGGTTGCTATGGGTATTCTTGACCAGGATGTTCCCGCAGCGTCTGCGCTCAAG TTTCCTCAATTGTATCAAGAAGGGGTACAAAATATCCTCTTCAGCTGGCGCCGAATACTCAGTTGGATGTTTAGTGGATTCTATAGCGCAGTCATTGTTTTCTTCTTCAGCACAAAAGCAATGGAGCATCAAGCGTTCAATGATGATGGCAAAACTGTTGGGAGGGACATCTTAGGAGCAACAATGTACTCATGCATTGTGTGGGCTGTGAACTTGCAAATGGCACTGTCAATTAGTTACTTCACCATAATACAGCATGTCTTAATCTGGGGTTCTGTTGCTTTGTGGTACATTTTTCTCTTGATATATGGATCCATAACTCCCACAGCTTCTACCGATGCCTACCAGATCTTTGTTGAAGCCCTTGCCCCAGCCCCTTCATACTGGCTTCTTGTACTATTTGTGGTGATCTCAACTGCAGTCCCATATTTCTCAGCATCAGCAATTCAAATGCAGTTCTTTCCCATGTACCATCAAATGATACAGTGGATGAATTATGAAGGACAGTCAAATGATCCCGAGTATTGTGATATGGTGCGGCAAAGGTCGTTGCGACCAACGTCAGTCGGCTTTACAGCTCGTAGAGCTGCACGAACCAGCCGTGCATGA
- the LOC110600212 gene encoding probable calcium-binding protein CML15: MLTLESNQLQQLKEIFMHFDMDGDGSLTQLELAALLRSLGLKPSGDQIHVLLSNMDANGNGYVEFDELVTAILPDMNEEVLINQEQLLEVFQSFDRDGNGYISAAELAGSMAKLGHPLTYQELSQMMNEADTNGDGVLSLHEFAHIMARSAADFLGLALQA, translated from the coding sequence ATGTTAACCCTCGAATCAAACCAGCTCCAGCAGCTCAAGGAAATCTTCATGCACTTCGACATGGATGGCGACGGCAGCCTGACTCAACTAGAGCTCGCCGCACTTCTTCGTTCGCTCGGCCTCAAACCTTCCGGTGACCAGATCCATGTTTTGCTATCAAATATGGACGCAAATGGCAATGGGTATGTGGAGTTTGATGAATTGGTTACTGCTATATTGCCTGACATGAACGAAGAAGTCTTGATCAACCAGGAGCAGTTATTGGAGGTTTTTCAATCATTTGACCGTGATGGTAATGGATATATTTCAGCAGCTGAGCTTGCAGGTTCCATGGCTAAATTGGGCCATCCTTTAACGTATCAAGAGCTATCTCAGATGATGAATGAAGCTGATACAAATGGAGATGGCGTCCTTAGTTTACATGAGTTTGCTCATATCATGGCAAGATCTGCTGCTGATTTTCTTGGCCTTGCCCTGCAGGCATAG